The Acropora muricata isolate sample 2 chromosome 5, ASM3666990v1, whole genome shotgun sequence genome includes a window with the following:
- the LOC136918494 gene encoding uncharacterized protein gives MADDLFVFGDDFEAILGILEEDEAMEEEFTAVASDVQSADIICKDCGKKCKSKGGYKRHRAAKHGQDANKVNSDESNTNADKTRKTFILTAVILTKIVLKVLNSVKGNEVFSTSIRNELSSYKHKELEEGSTDDSVMKALFEGYAKNGNTEKFYCAYYAQVPLKSTTFFPGLSHNAATLLATKLADGMLSYCNDLKSVTNKSQGSKTALSEKEDAGLQYVGGYVLHKLYKKFAKKSLPENQQAMAILKAGKLEQDTETQKLVSILNRGGLWSITQPAQNIFFRTEHYFRQQTSKSGLLKIDIAGITESAIVDSQVISSFQSMVSDAEIVTISNVNKDVLHAIVSLYIRVRSYTFAKDVIQSHKIQSKHAKTKALRKEIMRSYDQEKQDRLG, from the exons atggcggacgatTTATTTGTGTTTGGCGATGATTTCGAGGCGATTTTAGGTATATTAGAGGAAGATGAAGCAATGGAGGAGGAATTTACAGCTGTAGCTAGTGAT gTGCAATCAGCCGATATTATTTGCAAAGACTGCGGTAAGAAGTGCAAGTCTAAAGGAGGCTACAAACGACACAGGGCTGCTAAACACGGACAAGATGCGAACAAAGTAAACTCTGATGAAAGCAATACTAACGCTGACAAGACTAGAAAAACTTTCATTTTAACGGCAGTCATTCTTACTAAGATAGTGCTGAAGGTACTAAATAGTGTCAAAGGAAACGAAGtgttttcaaccagtattagaAATGAGTTGAGCTCTTATAAGCACAAAGAACTCGAAGAAGGAAGTACAGA TGATTCTGTAATGAAGGCTCTTTTCGAAGGATATGCCAAGAATGGAAACACTGAGAAGTTTTATTGCGCCTATTATGCTCAAGTGCCGttaaagtcaaccacttttttCCCTGGACTTTCTCATAATGCTGCTACTCTGCTAGCAACAAAGTTGGCTGATGGTATGTTGTCATATTGTAATGATCTGAAATCAGTCACCAACAAGAGCCAAGGTTCGAAAACAGCTCTCTCGGAGAAGGAGGATGCAGGCCTTCAATATGTAGGAGGCTATGTATTGCATAAACTTTACAAAAAGTTTGCAAAGAAGTCTTTACCAGAAAATCAACAGGCAATGGCTATCTTAAAAGCAGGAAAATTGGAGCAAGACACAGAAACTCAAAAGTTGGTGTCAATTTTAAACCGTGGAGGTCTATGGTCTATAACTCAGCCTGCGCAAAATATATTCTTTCGTACAGAACATTATTTTAGACAGCAAACTTCTAAATCTGGTTTGCTCAAAATAGACATAGCAGGGATAACTGAAAGTGCAATCGTGGACAGCCAGGTTATATCAAGTTTTCAATCCATGGTTTCAGATGCCGAAATAGTTACCATcagtaatgtaaacaaagatGTTTTACATGCTATTGTAAGTTTATATATAAGAGTTAGATCGTATACATTTGCAAAAGATGTTATCCAGAGTCATAAAATCCAATCTAAGCATGCAAAGACAAAGGCCCTTCGCAAAGAAATCATGAGAAGTTATGACCAAGAAAAACAAGATAGACTGGGGTAA